The Bacteroidia bacterium genomic interval TCCGAAGGATCTTTCCACAGAAAAAGCTCATTCAGTTCAGCCGCTTCTATAGATAGAGCGAGGGCTAGATCTTTCCCATTATGGAATTGTTTCCAATCGCGTTCGTTGCGAAAATCAATCAATTTTTGCTGGAGTTTTTCTAAGGGATTCATCCTGCTAAGGAACAGGAAATTTGTTAGCGGGGCAAGTTTCCCTTTGCTGCTTTTACCTGGAACTCAAAATAGGCTTCGGGAGCTGGTAGGGGACGGACAATCTCTTTACCTGAGAATGCACGGGCCTGGAAGAAATATCGAATCGAACTGCCTTTCTCTTGATAAGGAATGTAGGCAAACCAGGTGTCCGGATCTTTGCTACTGGAAATCATGGGCACTTCTTTGAAGAGCTGATCATCTTCGGTTTTGTAATACAAAGAAGCATATTCGATACCGCTTTGATGTTTTATGCGGGCTTCCAGATAATGATCGCGTTTTGCGAATGTCTGGTCCTCCATAGGACTATGCTGGATCAGGAGAGGTTCACGAACTCCGATATTGGCCGTAACACAGTGGAGAGCCCCCGCAGATTTGATAAGCTGTATAGAGTTAATCCCAATGACCTTATAGCCTGGCAGCGCTTCTCTCAGTATCTCCAAAGCAACACTATCCATAGGAGAATCATACTGAGGGACCAGGAGCATTTTGTTTACAAAAACAGAATTGGTGTAGGTCTGGTACCAGGCACCTGGGCTATCAGGATAATAGCTGCCATCAGCAGGCATTGGAATTCGGACAATCTTCCAGGCTTGTCCGCTGGCAGTTGGAAAATGCTCCAATAAGTATTTTAGATTTGCTTCTATTTGATCCCCATCTGCGATACCCTCAGGATACTGTCCCAAAAGAATGGTTTCCTCATTCAGGAATTTCAAATGCATGT includes:
- a CDS encoding agmatine deiminase family protein, producing the protein MKKAFLFILTLFLSFPYALFSQSPENPPAVRMMAEWEETEYLVVSWAREFETLREIVRHGKEEAKILIVCRDSTFVQDFLQEGGVDLANISYFHAPFNSIWTRDYAGVSAYQEEVGELQLVDWIYNRPRPHDDRMPERLSSKLEIGRLDMEKYPNDLVHIGGNFMTDGRGVALSTRLFLDENGGLSRFAHNFKSPKDIQKLVEERMGIYQYLTLPKLPFDPIHHLDMHLKFLNEETILLGQYPEGIADGDQIEANLKYLLEHFPTASGQAWKIVRIPMPADGSYYPDSPGAWYQTYTNSVFVNKMLLVPQYDSPMDSVALEILREALPGYKVIGINSIQLIKSAGALHCVTANIGVREPLLIQHSPMEDQTFAKRDHYLEARIKHQSGIEYASLYYKTEDDQLFKEVPMISSSKDPDTWFAYIPYQEKGSSIRYFFQARAFSGKEIVRPLPAPEAYFEFQVKAAKGNLPR